In Fragaria vesca subsp. vesca linkage group LG5, FraVesHawaii_1.0, whole genome shotgun sequence, the genomic stretch ACTGTCAAACTGAGTTGTCGATAGGTGAAAAACTAGAGGGAGGAGAGCAGTACAGTATTGTTTACAGTTGTAGTGTTCTAACTTGGTTCTATTGGGATGCGAAGGCTCATTGGCATCAAAGAGCTTAGACATGCCAATGGACGAGATTTTCATCCAGAGGCAAATGCTGCTTATAGGATGTGGATTTTGCAATGAACTCTAATGTTGTGAATCCGCGGAGCGTGTACTCGTGAATTTTGAGTTACCTATAATCCAATTAAGGGTATGGACGGCAGGAAGGGCATTTGGTACGAATTAGGTAGCTGGAAGGTTTCTTTCGACTTTGGTCGCCTTGCAAAGTTGAAATTTCCCTACAATCCAACAAAGAAATAGGTTCCTTGCGGGGGTTTCTTGTGCTCAATCTTGGATTAAGGGCATTTAGACACTATACTCTACCCTACATGTCTTATTTCTTCACGTATGTGAATCAGTGAATGTGTCTGCGAATGTTAATATTGAGGTAGACTAGGGTAGTGTCTAACAATCGGACCACCAAGCCATGCATGAATCATTTTCTTTTGATGAATCAATGAGTCTTCATACTTTGGGGGAAAGTTCTGCCTGAAAAGAGGCAGGAACAAAGAAAACTAACAAAGGGAGAGGAACATGGACACCAAAAGGAAGTCAGTCAGCAAAAGAAATAGCCGAATATGTTGAAATTGAAGAGAGTAGGATATAGACAGGAGTATGAAAAGACTGAGGGCAGGAAGACAACAAAAAGTAGGGTAGGATTGCAAAGTGCTTGTACCCTTTTCAAATTCACAATGCTTGGATGTCCAATTTCAACATATTTTCCATGCATTCCATACCAGAAAATTTCTTTTCACTCCTGATTACTTCAAGTAATAGGTATCTAGAACTAGTCTGGAATTTGATCTCTTAATATGCAAGTTTAACTCAATCTAGAACTGGAATGAGCTCTCTACCATTATTGTGTTGTAAATTTCCACCCTATGTGTCCAACAAGGTATGTCAAGTAACAGATGAAATGGAAGTGCGAAAAAGAAATATGTGCGCGCGTGAGTGTGTAAATATAAAGAATGAGCAAATGATGTTTCAGAACAAGCTGAGAAAGTTGTTAACTGCATTTGATTTTCTATTGTTCTTACAAGCAGTGAAGATGAACAAAAATCGAATTATCTCCTAATCCAAAAAGAATTGCCAACAGTCTATCTACTGCAACTTTTTTCTTTCTGCAATGTAGTTTAAAATCAATGGATAGGGACAAAATTGCTGGAGAAGATTATCCTATGATTTCTAGTGAAACAGCAGAAGGGAAACATGATTTATGCTTTCCCCTCCCCTGGTCTACATTTGTTAAATATCTACCTTTCCCGTGTTGTTGGCCCAAAATAACCGCTCTTGCATCAAAACTTGCATAATACTACCTCAGTTGTGTATACACTTCTAATCCGAATCTTTGGATGAAGAAAATGGAGTACAACAGGAAGAGATGTCAATGCCCGCAACCTCCATGGCATTGCAGACCCATTCCGGGACATCGCCTTTAGGAAACTACAAGACAACAAGAACATGAAACATTTCAACAGTTGTGGTAGATATCACACCAAGTGGCTTCTTGAAAAAGAAATACAGATAACAAAAGCACATGGCTGTGGCACAAGTATAATCCAAAAGCTTGGCAACCATATTGTAAAATTAAAAGATTTACTATAAGGCTATGCTGGGAGTTAATTATGATAATGCTACCAATAGCCAGACCCAAATATTCGAAAGACAAGAACAGCAATGATTCTCCAATTGGTTCACTCAAAATATAAGGTTTTACATTCCTTTTATAGTCCTCTTCATATGAATATTAATTTGATTGAAAAGTAGGGTTGGACATAGATTTTTTAACTGCAGTAAAATTTGTACTGTAGAAACTTTACTAGTTTATGGCGGGGAGTCAATGGCATTGCTGCCAATAGCCAAGCCTTTCCATTTTCAAGATATAGTATAAAACAAAAGGAGTCTAATGATTGTTGTTCCTCATATGGAATTTTCAACTATTCTTTTGAAATTTAATCACGCACACAGAGACAGATATTTACATAGGTATGTGCGTGTGTGTGTGTGTGTGTGTGTGTGTGTGTGAGAGAGAGAGAGGCCAGTTCTGGTGGAAATACCATTGTTTGCAGAAAGTTGCATACAAACCTACAAAGATAATCAGTACACGTGAGACGTCCAGTTGATAAGGCATATTCAATATATTAATCTTCTTGTTTGCAGAAAGAACAAGATATGCTTCTTCTTTTTCTTTTTTTTAACAGTGCCAGTGCCATACAGAAAATAATGGAAGATTTCTATCGTACAACAAATGAAGAACTAATGTTAGAACAGTAAAGCAGAGGCAAACATACTCTGGAAATGTTCCTTGGATTATTGACGAGTGTAGATCTCTACTTAGCTGCATCAGCAAAAAAAAGAAGAAAAGAAAGAAAGAGGTTTAGTTATGTACAGGGAATATAGCACCAATATAGTAAAAGAAATTAATAAACAAGACAGTATATCTGAACCTTCAGCATGTAATACAGATTGTGATATGACAGAAGCTGAGATCCCATAGCATCTTTTGTAACTAGGCAATGAATGTAAGCTCTAGTATATTTCTTGCATACCTGCAGTTGTAGAAATAGAATAAAGCAGTTATACATGCATCAATATGCTCTAATATTTCAAACCAATGCTAGTCAACTTATACTAACCATGCAAGCACATGTAGGATCGATAGGGCGTGTATCCTTAGCCATAGCTTTGTGCTTCAGCTTCAGCACTCCCTGAAAAGGCATTTAAGCATCACAAGACTTGTACATCCACATGTAAGAAAACATTTGGAGTGCTTTTGCATTTGTACGAGATAACATAATAAAGGTATAGAGAACAACTGCATTGCTTATCTATATGCATATTTAATGCCTCAGTTGTAATAAGATATAACTACTTCCAGTTGCCTAGATGTAATGGTTCCTGATTAATTCTCCTTATTGTAACAGTCTAGAGTAGAAGTGCATACCCAACTACCCAAGTGCACAAATCCTGATTAACTACTTATGTTAACTAGTTACAGTTTAACTACCTGCCTACATGCATACATTCACCAATAAAGATGTTAAGGTGTTGATCATATTTCAGAAGTTATTACCTCAGGTATCAAAGCTGTGCCAAAGCGAGCAGTACGTGTTGGATAAACGCAATCATACATGTCGGCACCTAAAGCACTGCAAACTACAATATCCAATGGATAACCAACTCCCTGAAAAGAAGTACAAGAAACTATCATGACTGGAGCAAAATAAAAAGAAGAAACAACTCTTTAAGGACAACAATTGAAATGACAAGTCACTGCACCATAACATATCGCGGCTTGTCCTCAGGCAGTGCAGCAGTGCACTGAGCAACAACACGCCAAAATGAATCCTTACTTTCGCCACCAGCAAGACCGCCTATGGCATAGCTGCAACACAAGTAAATATCAAGTTTACATGATCAGAAATTACTAATACCACCGATGTAAAACTGAAGTGCATGCACAGTGTTACATAGTGAATTATGACAATACAAAAGGCAATTTGACTGACAACAGCATTTAGGATAGACATCAGTATAGGAATGCATGTTATAGATTGATGATAACACATTAACTGCAAAGAAGATCAAAGAAAAAATCGTGAGAACAAATTTTGATTTTCCAATTGAAAGTTCCCAAATCCCCTTGATTATTATTAGGAAACAGGTTCCGTATCCTGCAGTGTATGAAGAAAAGATCAGAGGACATGACATTTTTCCAAACTTGAGAACCATATATAGCATTATCTCAACCAATGATACTATCATTAAGTATGCAAAATGTATGTGTTTCGGATGCACTTAATAATGAATTATGCTTCAACTTATATATCAGATGTGTTGCTAATATTATTAGAAAGATTCAGTATACATACCCAGGCAAATTCCTTTCTACCAAGCCTCTGACGCATATATCCCTGATCCCATAAGATATACGTTTATGGCATAAGTAAATGTATTGAAGAAGTATATCAGTATCAGGAATAGAAGAATAATTACAAAATGCATAAAAAGATCAAAGCAACTCATGCAGATTACAGTTTCAATTAAACTCACCTCAGTACAGGATCTAAGCCACCTTGAACAATACCAAATAAGTTCTGTTCATTTGGTCTTGTATGAGCTGTAACCAAAAGCTATGCAGCTAAGAACGATGTTACATAATGGAGATCAATAATATAAAAATATCACAAGGATGGATGTCGATTAAATAGTTAATAGGCCTACCTGAACTATACTTGTTAAATACACATGCAAACACTACAAATAGCATGAATCTACAAGAGATACCAACCTAGACATGATATTGTAAATGTTAGAAACCCACTAATTAACCACAATATTGTTCCTTTAATACAGAGTTTTCACCTAACTAAACAAACATTGCATTAGCAAAGTTGCTTAAGCTTTTATGCATGAGGAAGATTTTCTAGGTACCCTAAGCACTTATGACAGATATATGACAGTACATATAGATACATCTAATAACCTTCCTGTATGCTGTTAAAGAGTATGTGTACAAGAAGCATAAGAGGTAATCACTGCAGTATGTGATTACCTGCTATACATCTGTCAATCCATCGTAGAGTACGATACATGGCCTCCTCGATTCTTGGACCAGTGATGGTGGTTTTCACTACATCATCAAGGGCCATTATAATATCTGCTCCGATTCTGTTCTGTATAGATCATTGAATGTGCATCGGAGAACATAGAGAGAGGCACAGTAAGAATACTGGATACCATATCTTGTTGCTTTGATTTATGTTACGATTGCAGTACTTCGGAGCATACCAATAATTTTTGGTAAGATTAAATCCAAATTTACACAGATTATTAACAAAACGAATTAAGAGCACCTACTTGGATTTGAATTGATTCCTCAGGTGTCAAGAGCATTGGCTTTCCATCGACCGGTGACTGATATGAAAATTAATCCAGTTAAGGACAAACCAAATTAATGACATCCACAAAAGCAGCACAAATCACTGAAGTAGAACTTGAAAGTAATTCAGCATTAAAGCTTCACTTTTGTAGCATAACCCATCTATGCTTTGCCAACACACGATGAAAAGAAGAAAGATTTTCTTAAAAGGTTTGATGCAAGACATTTCACAAAATTTTTAAAACAATTACCAAATTGTCAAATGTAAAAATAATGAGTTAATGGACAAAATAATATGATCAAATAACAAAACTATTGTACATAAAAGAAGAATATTGGAAATCACTTGTTTGTTAATCTACAACGCCACTAGCGTTGTTCGTTACAAAAATCTACGACCTCGCTAGAGCGTCAGCAGGCGACCAGCAACAGCTCAACATGAGCCGCACAAAAACACAGTAATGGTTCAAAAACACCTGAACTAAAATATGCAGTATCAAAAGAGAATATTACCTGAAATGTTACACCCTTCTCAGTGATGTCAGCTAAATGCAATAAGGATACCTGAATGCAGAAGAAAAATTAAATGTAAGATATAACAAAACACATGATTCCATGAAAATAGCATTAAGAGTAGCGGAGAAAAACAAATGCAAGCATATTATGAGTTTGTCAATGGAACTAATAAAAGTATCAAGAAATCTAGAGTCCAATACGTGGCGAACAT encodes the following:
- the LOC101304001 gene encoding queuine tRNA-ribosyltransferase-like, which produces MALRFEVLARFNRARAAQLTLPHFVCQTPLFMPVGTQGTIKGLATDQLEEIGCQIILGNTYHLALRPTSELIDDMGGLHKFMNWPRAMLTDSGGFQMVSLLHLADITEKGVTFQSPVDGKPMLLTPEESIQIQNRIGADIIMALDDVVKTTITGPRIEEAMYRTLRWIDRCIAAHTRPNEQNLFGIVQGGLDPVLRDICVRGLVERNLPGYAIGGLAGGESKDSFWRVVAQCTAALPEDKPRYVMGVGYPLDIVVCSALGADMYDCVYPTRTARFGTALIPEGVLKLKHKAMAKDTRPIDPTCACMVCKKYTRAYIHCLVTKDAMGSQLLSYHNLYYMLKLSRDLHSSIIQGTFPEFVCNFLQTMFPKGDVPEWVCNAMEVAGIDISSCCTPFSSSKDSD